In the Oceanispirochaeta sp. M1 genome, one interval contains:
- a CDS encoding glycoside hydrolase family 43 protein: MNKITNPILPGFNPDPSIIRMEDNYYIANSTFQWFPGVQIHKSKDLVNWELAGRPLADKNLLDMCGVPDQGGIWAPCLSHADGKFWLIYTNVHSLQGIYKDSPNYLTTAESIEGPWSDPVYMNSSGFDASLFHDEDGKKYYINMIWDHRPWKKNSFYGIVMQEYSVEEKKLLGKPELIFKGSDHGLVEGPHLYKKDGFYYLFCAEGGTCYDHCETVARSKSIHGPYEIHPQNPLITARDYPDSVLQKTGHGDIVQTPGGEWYFVHLTGRPSIDGGNCLLGRETAIQKLAWPTGEWPRLATGGNEPSLIVPLPRDSKAVQKPLPPEESYSFNAPRLPGPFQTLRIPKDGNMSLTERPGYLRMYGKESMSSLFNQSLIGLRVDHPFFTASTSVETDPWSFQQSAGISAYYDTGSYYYLHVSWDEERGRVLHLQSCQHKEFTYPAYNVNIPNKGAVHLKVEIRADILQFYWSIKGNEWNTVGPVLKTDTISDDFEADLRFTGAFCALACQDLTGCDLPADFEGMAIKRG, encoded by the coding sequence ATGAATAAAATAACTAATCCCATATTACCCGGCTTCAACCCGGATCCTTCCATTATTCGCATGGAGGATAATTATTACATAGCAAACAGTACCTTCCAGTGGTTCCCCGGAGTACAAATTCATAAGTCAAAAGATCTGGTGAACTGGGAGCTGGCAGGCAGGCCTCTGGCAGATAAGAATCTTCTGGACATGTGCGGTGTTCCTGATCAGGGAGGAATATGGGCACCCTGTCTCAGTCATGCAGACGGGAAGTTCTGGCTGATTTATACAAACGTGCATTCACTTCAGGGTATTTATAAAGACTCCCCCAACTATCTGACCACAGCAGAATCAATTGAAGGCCCCTGGTCAGATCCCGTTTATATGAACTCAAGCGGTTTTGATGCATCCCTCTTCCATGATGAGGATGGAAAGAAATACTATATCAATATGATATGGGACCACCGTCCCTGGAAAAAAAATAGTTTCTACGGCATTGTCATGCAGGAATATTCAGTGGAGGAGAAGAAACTTCTCGGAAAACCCGAACTTATTTTCAAGGGAAGTGATCATGGTCTTGTAGAAGGTCCCCACCTCTATAAGAAAGATGGATTCTATTATCTCTTCTGTGCCGAAGGAGGCACTTGCTACGATCACTGTGAAACAGTAGCCAGAAGTAAAAGTATCCACGGCCCCTATGAGATTCATCCGCAAAACCCACTGATAACCGCAAGAGACTATCCCGATTCTGTGCTCCAGAAAACAGGTCACGGAGATATAGTCCAGACTCCCGGAGGTGAATGGTATTTTGTTCATCTTACAGGACGCCCCTCCATAGACGGCGGCAACTGTCTCCTCGGACGTGAAACAGCTATCCAGAAGCTGGCTTGGCCCACAGGAGAATGGCCCCGTCTTGCAACTGGCGGGAACGAGCCATCTCTGATTGTTCCTCTCCCCCGAGACAGCAAGGCTGTACAAAAGCCCCTCCCTCCTGAGGAGAGCTATTCTTTCAATGCACCCAGGCTTCCAGGCCCCTTCCAGACTCTTCGAATACCTAAAGATGGAAACATGTCACTCACTGAGCGTCCCGGATACCTGAGAATGTATGGTAAGGAATCCATGAGCAGCCTGTTCAATCAGTCTCTTATCGGTCTGAGGGTTGATCACCCTTTTTTTACAGCCTCCACCAGTGTGGAAACTGATCCCTGGAGTTTTCAGCAATCCGCAGGTATCTCTGCATATTATGACACAGGGAGCTATTACTACCTCCATGTTTCCTGGGATGAAGAGAGAGGGAGAGTACTCCATCTCCAGAGCTGTCAGCACAAGGAATTCACCTACCCTGCCTATAATGTGAACATTCCCAACAAGGGCGCTGTTCATCTGAAGGTGGAGATAAGGGCTGATATCCTGCAATTCTACTGGTCCATCAAGGGAAATGAGTGGAATACTGTGGGTCCTGTGCTGAAGACAGATACCATTAGTGATGACTTCGAGGCTGATCTCCGTTTTACCGGTGCCTTCTGTGCCCTGGCCTGCCAGGATCTCACAGGATGTGACCTGCCTGCAGATTTTGAAGGGATGGCCATAAAAAGAGGCTGA
- a CDS encoding GntR family transcriptional regulator, with product MEPKYIQVKNYLLNLFTKERFETGRQLPTEFELMDDLEVSRNTVRKAILELEKEGIVSRKHGSGTFFVSHKKEERENGGLIGLGNFYFMDYIYPEIIRGIEDTLYESGYSLVLANCNQDYSREISSIQRLIDQGIKGLILEPSRNFLIGREHPMMKMLDSLKIPVVTTHWGKNNTDFSTVTINDEQAGYQAIKYLLKKGHKRIGMIYKSDVQAACFRYNGYCKALEEAGIDIDPNLIVSYDDADEARDKNQGYLCTEELLYKSNREVTALFYFNDNIALQGYEALRELKISIPDDISIIGFDNFHNTHLVHPPLTTFEHPKYNLGRWAAKILIDELEQGERIHPMELIFEPVMIERESVKDLTKE from the coding sequence ATGGAACCAAAGTATATACAAGTTAAAAATTACCTTCTCAATCTTTTCACAAAAGAGCGCTTTGAAACAGGCAGGCAGCTGCCTACGGAATTTGAGCTGATGGATGATCTGGAAGTCAGCCGGAATACCGTTAGAAAAGCGATTCTCGAACTGGAAAAAGAGGGGATTGTCAGCCGAAAACACGGCAGCGGGACATTCTTCGTCTCTCATAAAAAAGAGGAGCGTGAGAACGGCGGACTCATCGGTCTTGGCAACTTCTACTTCATGGACTATATCTATCCTGAAATTATCAGGGGGATTGAGGATACCCTCTATGAGTCGGGATATTCTCTTGTTCTTGCCAACTGTAATCAGGATTACTCCAGAGAAATCTCATCCATTCAGAGACTGATAGATCAGGGAATAAAGGGACTGATTCTTGAACCATCCCGGAACTTCCTGATCGGAAGAGAACACCCCATGATGAAAATGCTGGATTCACTGAAGATTCCTGTGGTAACTACCCACTGGGGAAAAAACAATACTGATTTTTCAACGGTAACCATCAACGATGAGCAGGCCGGATACCAGGCGATAAAATATCTCCTTAAAAAAGGACATAAGAGAATTGGAATGATTTATAAAAGCGATGTTCAGGCTGCCTGTTTCAGATATAACGGATACTGCAAGGCCCTTGAGGAAGCAGGAATTGATATCGATCCAAACCTGATAGTCTCCTACGATGATGCAGATGAAGCCCGGGATAAGAATCAGGGCTATCTCTGTACTGAAGAACTCCTTTATAAATCAAACAGAGAAGTGACTGCCCTGTTTTATTTCAATGACAACATTGCCCTGCAGGGATATGAAGCTCTGAGGGAATTGAAAATCAGCATACCTGACGATATCTCAATAATAGGTTTTGATAATTTTCACAATACCCACCTGGTTCATCCCCCGCTGACAACCTTCGAACACCCCAAATATAATCTGGGAAGATGGGCTGCCAAGATTCTGATTGATGAGCTGGAACAGGGTGAGAGGATTCACCCCATGGAACTGATATTTGAACCTGTAATGATTGAGAGAGAATCCGTTAAGGATCTGACTAAAGAGTGA